In the genome of Notamacropus eugenii isolate mMacEug1 chromosome 5, mMacEug1.pri_v2, whole genome shotgun sequence, one region contains:
- the LOC140508292 gene encoding uncharacterized protein, whose protein sequence is MLGRWRRRSYSFKLCRIPSAPEIKEQVRADPEPGPAFIIVTHPDLLDKEVLEDSCPGSPAACGTDTQGIRHLAEDHSLFLGQRPRRMIPVAQKPQQLVTFKDVIVDFTEEEWGLLDHSQKELYKEVMLENVQNLLSLDLESRFEENEVTRNLGIFVEKHVLHRLMRDGVWDIKLREIHDTNINKSPKSDCEFVEIGKRVRQSSMLNHCKNMTSGNDSVQSSTSRSKLGSHGRLHSGEKTFECHQCGKVFRRNSNLVVHQRIHTGEKPFECHQCGKSFRDRSSLAGHQRIHTGEKRFQCNHCGKAFRNNSHLVAHQRTHTGEKPFECHQCGKSFRDRSRLADHQRTHTGEKPFECNHCGKAYKNRTSFAAHQRIHTGGNPYQCKQCGKTFSYRTRLADHQRIHTGEKPYECNQCTKAFTAKYNLRAHQRTHTGEKPYECNQCGKAFRYRGSFAAHQRTHTGEKPFECHQCGKALRDKFHLAGHQRIHTGEKPYECNQCGKAFRYRGGFAAHQRTHTGEKPFECHQCGKAFRDKFHLAGHQRIHTGQKPYECNQCGKAFRYRTSLADHQRVHTGEKPYECNQCTKAFTAKNKLRAHQRIHTGAKPYECNQCGKAFRYRGSFAEHQRTHTGEKPFECHQCGKAFSYRGGLVAHQRTHTGEKAFECNQCGKAFRYRGGFAAHQRTHTGEKPFECHQCGKAFRYRGGFAAHQRTHTGEKPFECHQCGKAFRAKFHLAVHQRIHTGEKPYECNQCGKAFRYRGGFAAHQRTHTGEKP, encoded by the exons gtCACCTTGCAGAGGACCACAGCCTATTCCTAGGCCAGAGACCAAGGAGAATGATTCCTGTGGCTCAGAAACCACAG CAGTtggtgacattcaaggatgtTATTGTGGACTTCACTGAGGAGGAGTGGGGCCTCTTGGACCATTCTCAGAAAGAGCTGTAcaaggaggtcatgctggagaatgtccagaaccTGCTGTCCCTGG atTTAGAGAGCAggtttgaagaaaatgaggtgacTAGAAATCTTGGAATTTTTGTGGAAAAACATGTCCTGCACAGATTGATGAGGGATGGTGTCTGGGACATCAAGTTGAGAGAAATCCATGACACTAATATAAATAAAAGTCCCAAGAGTGACTGTGAATTTGTTGAAATTGGAAAGAGAGTCAGACAGTCTAGTATGCTAAATCACTGTAAGAATATGACCTCAGGTAATGACTCTGTTCAGAGTAGCACTAGCAGGAGCAAACTTGGTTCCCATGGAAGActccacagtggagagaaaacttttgaatgtcatcagtgtggaaaggTTTTCAGAAGAAACTCCAATCTTGTTgttcatcagagaattcatactggagagaaaccttttgaatgtcatcAGTGTGGAAAGTCTTTCAGAGACAGGAGCAGTCTTGCTGgtcatcagagaatccatactggagagaaacgtTTTCAgtgtaatcactgtggaaaggctttcagaaataACTCCCATCTTGTTGCTCATCAGAGAacccatactggagagaaaccttttgaatgtcatcAGTGTGGAAAGTCTTTCAGAGACAGGAGCCGTCTTGCTGATCATCAGAGAAcacatactggagagaaaccttttgagtgtaatcattgtggaaaggCTTACAAAAACAGGACCAGttttgctgcacatcagagaatccatactggagggAATCCGTATCAGTGTAAACAGTGTGGAAAGACATTCAGTTACAGGACCAGGCTTGCTgatcatcagagaatccacactggagagaaaccttatgaatgtaatcaatgtacAAAGGCTTTCACTGCAAAATATAATCTTAGGGCCCATCAGAGaacccacactggagagaaaccttatgaatgtaatcaatgtggaaaggctttcaggtaCAGGGGAAGttttgctgcacatcagagaacccacactggagagaaaccttttgaatgtcatcaatgtggaaaggctttgagAGACAAGTTCCATCTTGCTggccatcagagaatccacactggagaaaaaccttatgaatgtaatcaatgtggaaaggctttcaggtaCAGGGGAGGttttgctgcacatcagagaacccacactggagagaaaccttttgaatgtcatcaatgtggaaaggctttcagagacaAGTTCCATCTTGCTggccatcagagaatccacactggacaaaaaccttatgaatgtaatcaatgtggaaaggctttcagatacAGGACAAGCCTTGCTGATCATCAGAgagtccacactggagagaaaccttatgaatgtaatcaatgtacAAAGGCTTTCACTGCAAAGAATAAACTTAGggcccatcagagaatccacactggagcgaaaccttatgaatgtaatcaatgtggaaaggctttcaggtaCAGGGGAAGTTTTGCTGAACATCAGAGaacccacactggagagaagccttttgaatgtcatcaatgtggaaaggctttcagctACAGGGGAGGTTTAGTTGCACATCAGAGaacccacactggagagaaggcttttgaatgtaatcaatgtggaaaggctttcaggtaCAGGGGAGGttttgctgcacatcagagaacccacactggagagaaaccttttgaatgtcatcaatgtggaaaggctttcaggtaCAGGGGAGGttttgctgcacatcagagaacccacactggagagaaaccttttgaatgtcatcaatgtggaaaggctttcagagccAAGTTCCATCTTGCTgtccatcagagaatccacactggagaaaaaccttatgaatgtaatcaatgtggaaaggctttcaggtaCAGGGGAGGttttgctgcacatcagagaacccacactggagaaaaaccttaa